The following proteins are co-located in the Synechococcus sp. PROS-U-1 genome:
- the yidD gene encoding membrane protein insertion efficiency factor YidD, with product MHESSTLSGGPMAKLRQAVNQALTAVLLAGIGFYRRFISPMIGPRCRFTPTCSAYGLEAIQKHGPWKGGWLTVKRLLRCHPFTPCGCDPVPD from the coding sequence ATGCACGAATCGAGCACTCTATCTGGCGGCCCTATGGCCAAGCTGCGACAGGCGGTGAACCAGGCTCTGACGGCTGTTCTCCTGGCGGGTATTGGGTTCTACCGGCGTTTCATCTCCCCGATGATCGGGCCCCGTTGCCGCTTCACGCCCACCTGCAGTGCCTATGGCCTGGAGGCCATCCAGAAGCATGGTCCTTGGAAGGGAGGCTGGCTCACCGTGAAACGCTTGCTGCGCTGCCATCCCTTCACCCCCTGTGGATGTGATCCGGTGCCTGATTGA
- a CDS encoding UDP-N-acetylmuramoyl-L-alanyl-D-glutamate--2,6-diaminopimelate ligase, protein MTQALHALLRDAGIAVPQGLANPELTAVTTDSRRVAPGTLFLGLPGERVDGGTFWAQALKSGAAAAVIGPGAAAAHPPGADDPVVVIQEPVARGIGEIAAAFWDHPCRRMALIGVTGTNGKTTTTHLIEHLAASADQPVGLFGTLVNRWPGHSITAIHTTAFADRLQGQLAEAASAGCSLAAMEVSSHALAQQRVAGCRFAGAVFTNLTQDHLDYHVSMEEYFEAKAMLFADPLLLDGGVRAVINSDDPWGARLADRLGGSCWRSSLEDPAAELHMSDLQMTATGVEGRLISPLGDGRFRSPLLGRFNLMNLLQAVGVLLQQQLPLPVLLEAIGRFGGVPGRMERVIVDGVQAETLPPVLVDYAHTPDGLENALSAARPFCSSRLICVFGCGGDRDRGKRPQMAAIAARLADRVVVTSDNPRTEDPQQILDDVVAGIPAGIDLMVEADRAKAIAKAIAEAEADDLVLVAGKGHEDYQILGTEKVHFDDREQAEQALRQRLV, encoded by the coding sequence ATGACTCAGGCGCTGCATGCCCTGTTGCGTGATGCAGGAATCGCGGTGCCGCAAGGGTTGGCGAATCCTGAATTGACGGCGGTAACAACCGATTCTCGTCGCGTTGCCCCTGGAACCCTCTTCCTCGGTCTCCCTGGCGAACGGGTGGATGGCGGAACGTTTTGGGCCCAAGCCCTTAAGTCCGGTGCCGCCGCTGCAGTGATTGGACCTGGGGCAGCAGCAGCGCACCCTCCTGGAGCTGATGACCCGGTGGTGGTGATTCAAGAGCCGGTGGCGCGCGGAATCGGTGAAATTGCAGCTGCGTTCTGGGATCACCCCTGCCGGCGGATGGCCCTGATTGGTGTGACGGGCACCAACGGCAAAACGACCACGACGCATTTGATTGAGCATCTGGCCGCCTCGGCGGACCAGCCCGTCGGCCTCTTCGGCACCTTGGTCAACCGCTGGCCCGGTCACAGCATCACGGCCATCCACACCACAGCATTTGCCGATCGCCTGCAAGGCCAGTTGGCAGAGGCTGCCTCTGCTGGCTGCTCCCTGGCGGCGATGGAAGTGAGTTCCCATGCCCTGGCCCAGCAGCGGGTGGCGGGATGCCGATTTGCCGGAGCTGTGTTTACCAATCTCACCCAGGACCACCTCGACTATCACGTCTCGATGGAGGAGTACTTCGAGGCCAAGGCAATGCTTTTTGCAGATCCCCTCTTGCTGGATGGTGGCGTGCGAGCGGTGATCAACAGTGATGACCCCTGGGGTGCGCGGTTGGCCGACCGCCTGGGGGGCTCCTGTTGGCGCAGCTCCCTTGAGGATCCTGCGGCTGAATTGCACATGAGCGACCTTCAGATGACGGCCACTGGTGTGGAGGGACGCTTGATCAGCCCTTTGGGCGACGGACGCTTCCGTTCGCCGCTGCTGGGACGCTTCAACCTGATGAATCTGCTTCAGGCGGTTGGGGTGCTGCTTCAGCAGCAGCTGCCCTTGCCGGTGCTGCTTGAGGCCATCGGCCGTTTCGGCGGGGTGCCCGGACGGATGGAGCGGGTGATCGTGGACGGGGTGCAAGCAGAGACTTTGCCTCCGGTGCTGGTGGATTACGCCCACACCCCGGATGGCCTTGAGAATGCACTTTCAGCAGCGCGTCCGTTCTGCTCCAGCAGGCTGATCTGTGTGTTCGGTTGTGGTGGTGACAGGGATCGGGGCAAGCGTCCCCAGATGGCCGCGATTGCCGCTCGCCTGGCTGATCGCGTGGTGGTCACTTCCGACAACCCTCGCACCGAAGATCCTCAGCAGATCCTGGATGACGTGGTGGCTGGGATTCCGGCCGGTATCGATCTGATGGTGGAGGCAGATCGCGCCAAGGCCATTGCCAAGGCCATTGCGGAGGCTGAGGCCGACGATCTGGTGCTGGTGGCCGGCAAAGGGCACGAGGACTACCAGATTCTCGGCACCGAAAAGGTGCACTTTGATGATCGCGAGCAAGCGGAACAAGCCCTGCGGCAGAGGTTGGTTTGA
- a CDS encoding NifU family protein: MSTETMALTLENVEKVLDELRPFLMADGGNVEVVELDGPIVKVRLQGACGSCPSSTMTLKMGIERKMRESIPEVSEVVQVL, encoded by the coding sequence ATGAGCACTGAAACCATGGCCCTCACGCTGGAGAACGTGGAGAAGGTGCTGGATGAACTGCGCCCCTTCCTGATGGCCGACGGCGGCAACGTCGAAGTGGTGGAACTGGATGGCCCGATCGTGAAGGTGCGTCTGCAGGGAGCCTGCGGCAGCTGCCCCAGCAGCACGATGACCCTGAAGATGGGCATTGAACGCAAGATGCGCGAGTCAATTCCCGAAGTGAGCGAGGTGGTGCAGGTGCTCTGA
- the lepA gene encoding translation elongation factor 4 codes for MTDAPVSRIRNFCIIAHIDHGKSTLADRLLQDTGTVANRDMQEQFLDNMDLERERGITIKLQAARMNYTAADGEEYVLNLIDTPGHVDFSYEVSRSLQACEGALLVVDASQGVEAQTLANVYLALDNDLEIIPVLNKIDLPGADPDRIKEEVEAIIGLDCSNAISCSAKTGLGVPEILQAVVDRVPPPQDAVEEPTKALIFDSYYDPYRGVIVYFRVMSGRINCKDKVLLMASKKTYELDEIGIMAPDQKKVDELHAGEVGYLAASIKAVADARVGDTITLVNAPADEALPGYTEAKPMVFCGLFPTEADQYPDLRDALDKLQLSDAALKYEPETSSAMGFGFRCGFLGLLHMEIVQERLEREYDLDLIVTAPSVIYKVNMIDGSEVMVDNPATLPDPQKRESIEEPYVKMEIYAPNEYNGALMGLCQERRGEYIDMKYITTDRVTLIYELPLAEVVTDFFDQMKTRTQGYASMEYSLIGYRKNQLVRLDVLINGDRADALTTIVHQDKAYNVGKALVEKLKELIPRQQFKIPIQASIGSRIIASTSISAIRKDVLAKCYGGDISRKKKLLKKQAKGKKRMKAMGKVDVPQEAFMAVLKLNDGGGS; via the coding sequence ATGACCGACGCCCCCGTCTCACGGATCCGCAACTTCTGCATCATTGCCCACATCGACCACGGCAAGTCGACCCTGGCCGACCGGTTGCTGCAGGACACGGGCACCGTGGCCAATCGGGACATGCAGGAGCAATTCCTGGACAACATGGATCTGGAGCGGGAGCGAGGGATCACAATCAAGCTCCAGGCCGCGCGGATGAACTACACCGCTGCCGATGGAGAGGAGTACGTCCTCAACCTGATCGACACCCCTGGCCACGTTGACTTTTCCTATGAGGTGAGCCGCAGCCTGCAGGCCTGCGAAGGGGCATTGCTGGTGGTGGATGCCAGCCAGGGCGTGGAGGCTCAGACCCTGGCCAACGTGTATCTGGCGCTGGACAACGATCTCGAGATCATCCCGGTGCTCAACAAGATCGATCTTCCCGGTGCGGATCCGGACAGGATCAAGGAAGAGGTGGAGGCGATTATCGGGCTCGATTGCAGTAACGCCATTTCCTGCTCGGCCAAGACCGGCTTGGGTGTGCCCGAGATCCTGCAGGCCGTGGTCGACCGGGTGCCGCCGCCGCAGGATGCGGTGGAGGAGCCCACCAAGGCGCTGATCTTCGATTCCTATTACGACCCCTACCGGGGCGTGATCGTTTATTTCCGGGTGATGAGCGGCCGGATCAACTGCAAAGACAAAGTGCTGTTGATGGCCAGCAAGAAGACCTATGAGCTCGATGAGATCGGGATCATGGCGCCGGATCAGAAGAAGGTGGATGAGCTCCACGCCGGTGAGGTGGGTTATCTGGCGGCCTCGATCAAGGCGGTGGCCGATGCCCGGGTTGGCGACACGATCACTCTCGTGAATGCGCCGGCGGATGAGGCCTTACCTGGATACACCGAGGCCAAGCCGATGGTGTTTTGCGGCCTGTTCCCCACCGAGGCCGATCAGTACCCGGACCTGCGTGATGCTCTCGACAAACTGCAGCTGTCTGATGCGGCGCTGAAGTACGAGCCGGAAACCAGCAGTGCCATGGGCTTCGGTTTCCGCTGCGGCTTCCTTGGTCTGCTGCACATGGAGATCGTGCAGGAGCGGCTGGAACGGGAATACGACCTCGATCTGATCGTCACCGCGCCATCGGTGATCTACAAGGTGAACATGATCGATGGCTCCGAAGTGATGGTGGACAACCCCGCCACGCTTCCCGATCCGCAGAAGCGCGAATCGATCGAAGAGCCCTACGTGAAGATGGAGATCTATGCACCGAATGAATACAACGGCGCGTTGATGGGCCTCTGCCAGGAACGGCGGGGTGAGTACATCGATATGAAATACATCACCACCGATCGGGTGACGTTGATCTACGAATTACCTCTGGCGGAAGTGGTGACCGACTTCTTCGATCAGATGAAGACGCGCACCCAGGGCTATGCCTCGATGGAATACAGCCTGATCGGCTACCGCAAGAACCAGTTGGTGCGCCTGGATGTGTTGATCAACGGAGATCGGGCCGATGCGCTCACCACGATTGTTCATCAAGACAAGGCCTACAACGTGGGCAAGGCCTTGGTGGAGAAACTCAAGGAGCTGATCCCCCGCCAGCAGTTCAAGATTCCGATTCAGGCGTCCATTGGCAGCCGGATTATTGCTTCCACCAGCATCAGCGCCATCCGCAAGGATGTGCTCGCCAAGTGCTACGGCGGTGATATCTCACGCAAGAAGAAACTGCTGAAGAAGCAGGCCAAGGGCAAGAAGCGGATGAAGGCGATGGGCAAAGTGGATGTGCCGCAAGAAGCCTTCATGGCGGTGCTGAAGCTGAACGATGGAGGGGGGAGCTAA
- a CDS encoding multidrug efflux SMR transporter: protein MTSPWTLLLLAISAEVIGTSCLRLSEGMTRPLPTLLVFSAYAIAMALLSKVVLSIPLGITYALWSGIGTVVIVLVGRFAYSQMLQPTQLIGIGLITAGVVLVNLGE from the coding sequence ATGACAAGCCCCTGGACCCTGCTGCTGCTGGCCATCAGCGCTGAGGTAATCGGCACCTCCTGCCTGCGGCTATCGGAAGGCATGACCCGACCGCTGCCGACCCTGCTTGTGTTTAGCGCTTACGCCATCGCCATGGCCCTGCTCTCCAAGGTGGTCCTGAGCATTCCCCTGGGGATCACCTATGCCCTCTGGAGCGGCATCGGCACCGTGGTGATCGTGCTGGTGGGACGCTTCGCCTACAGCCAGATGCTGCAGCCCACCCAGTTGATCGGCATCGGCCTGATCACTGCCGGCGTGGTCTTGGTGAATCTGGGGGAATGA
- a CDS encoding DUF4079 domain-containing protein, translating into MTTIDWLWILHPALAVVLIYPLIGMVTRLAWQTRQRRVAQVKHPPVVGRDHSDLGRWLAAGVVLLVLIALTVVIATKESPADFAGGAGRASQLLIVLLGTGASLVALWRSKVAALRLSFSLITWIGVLTLGAQPEVWRLSDNPLSPAFWQSHYWAGVAVTGLMLFSLAARPEIQRDLRLRRLHVTASVLAALLFVMQGITGARDLLEIPLSWQKPAVYGCDFVLRSCP; encoded by the coding sequence GTGACCACCATCGACTGGCTTTGGATTCTCCATCCCGCCCTGGCGGTTGTGCTGATTTATCCCTTGATTGGGATGGTGACGCGTCTGGCTTGGCAGACGCGTCAGCGTCGCGTCGCCCAGGTGAAGCACCCACCGGTCGTGGGCCGCGATCACAGTGATCTGGGCCGTTGGCTGGCGGCTGGTGTGGTCCTGCTTGTGCTGATTGCTTTGACGGTGGTGATTGCCACCAAGGAGTCACCGGCTGATTTCGCCGGCGGTGCTGGCCGTGCCTCCCAGCTGCTCATCGTGCTTCTGGGGACGGGGGCGAGCCTTGTCGCTCTTTGGCGAAGCAAGGTGGCCGCCTTGCGTCTCAGTTTCAGCCTGATCACCTGGATTGGTGTGCTAACCCTCGGAGCACAGCCGGAGGTCTGGCGTCTGTCGGACAACCCCTTGTCGCCGGCGTTCTGGCAGTCCCATTACTGGGCTGGCGTTGCGGTCACAGGACTGATGCTGTTCTCCCTAGCGGCCCGACCTGAGATCCAGCGGGATCTCCGCCTGCGCCGTTTGCATGTCACCGCGTCGGTGCTGGCGGCTCTGCTTTTTGTGATGCAGGGCATCACCGGCGCGCGGGATCTGCTGGAGATTCCGCTGAGTTGGCAAAAACCAGCGGTGTATGGGTGTGATTTCGTTCTACGGAGCTGTCCGTAG
- a CDS encoding aminotransferase class V-fold PLP-dependent enzyme — translation MRNLCPALQNKTYFNYGGQGPLPSPSLEAITASWSRIQELGPFTTDVWPYIATEVNSTRRLLAQCCGIPAHRLALTENVTSGCVLPLWGLPFSEGDRLLISDCEHPGVVSACVELARRQHLAIDVLPVKHLRGDQAHCDAAVIEAIAQTLTPRTRLVVLSHLLWNTGQVMPIAAVAKQLNQHPQQPFLLVDAAQSFGQIPVEEAAAAADIYAFTGHKWACGPEGLGGVALSERVVAEAAPTVIGWRSLRDESKADLNGSDLFHHDSRRFEVATSCVPLMAGLRCSLQLLEQQGSAEQRWDSIQTLSSSLWQSLEGLDHVTPLLETAPASGLVSFQINGDVPPAEHVKQLGAQGLWIRDLADPSCLRACTHISTTASEIDALVAAISPL, via the coding sequence ATGCGCAACCTCTGCCCTGCCCTGCAGAACAAGACGTACTTCAACTACGGCGGACAGGGGCCGTTGCCCAGCCCATCCCTGGAGGCCATCACGGCGAGCTGGTCACGGATTCAGGAGTTGGGCCCGTTCACAACGGATGTTTGGCCCTACATCGCCACAGAGGTGAACAGCACCCGACGCCTTCTGGCCCAGTGCTGCGGCATTCCGGCCCATCGACTGGCCCTCACCGAGAACGTCACCAGCGGCTGCGTGTTGCCCCTTTGGGGACTGCCCTTCAGTGAAGGTGATCGACTGCTGATCAGCGACTGCGAACACCCGGGCGTCGTGAGCGCCTGCGTTGAACTGGCAAGGCGCCAGCACCTCGCGATTGACGTGCTGCCGGTGAAGCATCTGCGTGGTGATCAAGCCCACTGCGATGCAGCCGTCATCGAGGCGATCGCACAGACCCTCACCCCCCGCACCCGCCTCGTGGTGCTGAGTCATTTGCTTTGGAACACGGGGCAGGTGATGCCCATTGCCGCAGTCGCCAAGCAGCTCAACCAGCACCCACAACAACCCTTTCTGTTGGTGGATGCAGCCCAAAGCTTCGGACAGATTCCCGTCGAGGAGGCTGCTGCTGCTGCAGACATCTACGCCTTCACCGGTCACAAATGGGCCTGCGGACCCGAAGGGCTGGGAGGCGTGGCACTTTCAGAGCGTGTGGTAGCCGAGGCCGCTCCAACCGTGATCGGCTGGCGCAGCCTGCGCGATGAAAGCAAGGCCGATCTGAACGGCAGCGATCTGTTTCACCACGACAGCCGCCGCTTTGAAGTGGCAACCAGCTGCGTGCCCCTGATGGCAGGCCTGCGCTGCTCACTTCAACTGCTGGAACAACAGGGTTCAGCCGAACAACGCTGGGACAGCATTCAAACGCTGAGCAGCAGCCTTTGGCAGTCACTTGAAGGGCTAGACCACGTGACACCACTGCTGGAGACGGCTCCCGCCAGCGGACTGGTGAGCTTTCAGATCAACGGCGATGTCCCCCCTGCAGAGCATGTCAAGCAGTTGGGTGCCCAGGGACTTTGGATTCGGGATCTGGCAGACCCCAGCTGCTTGAGGGCCTGCACCCACATCAGCACCACGGCAAGCGAGATCGACGCCTTGGTGGCAGCCATCAGCCCCCTTTGA
- a CDS encoding glutaredoxin family protein, whose product MHELTLFSRTGCCLCEGLESRLRALDLVGLSITLTVIDIDAPGTPQDLLARYDLEVPVLALDGCDLPRVSPRLTGEGLLNWLQRCLSTAL is encoded by the coding sequence ATGCATGAGCTCACGCTGTTCAGCCGCACAGGCTGTTGCCTCTGTGAAGGCCTGGAATCCCGATTGCGTGCCCTGGATCTTGTGGGGCTGTCGATCACGTTGACGGTGATTGACATCGATGCGCCAGGGACGCCCCAAGATCTGTTGGCGCGTTACGACCTTGAGGTGCCTGTGCTCGCGCTCGATGGTTGTGATCTGCCTCGGGTTTCCCCGCGGCTCACGGGCGAGGGACTGTTGAATTGGTTGCAACGCTGCCTGTCCACGGCGCTCTGA
- a CDS encoding malate:quinone oxidoreductase has protein sequence MQHDGSFNPEARYDAVLVGAGIMSATLAVLLHELDPQLRILLVERLEAPALESSAAVNNAGTGHAANCELNYTPIQADGSVATAKAVAINASFERSLEFWGSLQERGDLDTGSFLHQAAHISAVWTPENIAFLRQRYSQLKELPAFARMRWSEEKSELTEWMPLVMAGRDLKQPVAATRIDRGTDVDFGTLTRAYLMPLQQSGALTVVYGTQVHDLKRLRHNDMTEADWRVVLKGPSGKKEVRAPFVFLGAGGGALPLLQRSGIPEAADFAGFPVSGLWLVCGDAQLADRQRAKVYGKAAVGAPPMSVPHLDTRWIDGKRSLLFGPFAGFSSKFLKQGSLLDLPASVRATNLVPMLQVGATNFELVQYLINQLRQSPAERHEALQQFMPTARAEDWTLSVAGQRVQIIKRSKQGGRLQLGTEVVASGDGSLAALLGASPGASTAVTIMLEVLQRCFKQCLDSDAWQQRLQALLPSIHEDPQQDPQVLHRMRERSDALLGLTP, from the coding sequence GTGCAGCACGACGGTTCGTTCAACCCAGAGGCCCGTTATGACGCCGTGCTGGTGGGCGCCGGGATCATGAGCGCCACCCTTGCGGTCCTGCTGCATGAACTCGACCCGCAGCTGCGGATTCTTCTGGTTGAGCGGCTTGAGGCCCCGGCGTTGGAGAGCAGCGCTGCGGTGAACAATGCCGGCACTGGCCATGCCGCGAATTGCGAACTGAATTACACCCCAATTCAGGCGGATGGCAGCGTCGCGACGGCCAAAGCGGTGGCCATCAATGCCTCGTTTGAACGCAGTCTGGAGTTCTGGGGCTCGCTGCAGGAGCGGGGCGACCTCGATACCGGCAGCTTTCTGCACCAGGCGGCTCACATCAGTGCTGTGTGGACGCCGGAGAACATCGCCTTTCTGCGTCAGCGCTACAGCCAGCTGAAGGAACTGCCGGCTTTTGCGCGGATGCGGTGGAGCGAAGAGAAAAGTGAGCTCACCGAATGGATGCCCCTGGTGATGGCGGGGCGTGACCTCAAGCAGCCGGTGGCAGCCACGCGGATTGATCGGGGTACCGACGTTGATTTCGGCACCCTCACCCGGGCCTATCTGATGCCGTTACAGCAGAGCGGAGCCCTCACCGTTGTGTATGGCACCCAGGTGCACGACCTCAAGCGCCTGCGCCACAACGACATGACTGAGGCCGACTGGCGCGTGGTGCTCAAGGGCCCCTCCGGTAAGAAAGAAGTGCGGGCGCCCTTTGTCTTCCTCGGTGCTGGCGGAGGTGCTCTGCCGCTGCTGCAGCGCTCCGGGATTCCGGAGGCGGCTGACTTCGCTGGCTTCCCCGTAAGTGGCCTCTGGCTGGTTTGCGGTGATGCGCAGCTGGCGGATCGTCAGCGGGCCAAGGTGTACGGCAAGGCGGCAGTGGGGGCCCCACCGATGTCGGTGCCCCACCTCGACACCCGTTGGATTGATGGCAAGCGGTCGCTGTTGTTCGGCCCCTTTGCCGGTTTCAGCAGCAAGTTCCTGAAGCAAGGCTCCTTGCTGGATCTGCCCGCCTCCGTTCGCGCCACCAATCTGGTGCCGATGCTGCAGGTGGGAGCCACCAATTTCGAACTGGTGCAGTACCTGATCAATCAGCTGCGCCAGAGCCCTGCGGAGCGGCATGAGGCACTGCAGCAGTTCATGCCTACCGCCCGCGCCGAAGACTGGACGCTCTCTGTGGCCGGCCAGCGGGTGCAGATCATCAAACGCAGCAAGCAGGGCGGTCGGCTGCAGCTGGGAACCGAAGTGGTGGCCTCCGGCGATGGCTCCCTGGCCGCGTTGTTGGGGGCGTCCCCGGGGGCGAGCACCGCGGTGACGATCATGTTGGAGGTGCTGCAGCGCTGCTTCAAGCAATGTCTCGACAGCGATGCCTGGCAGCAGCGGCTGCAAGCCCTGTTGCCCAGCATTCATGAGGATCCCCAGCAAGATCCGCAGGTGCTGCACCGAATGCGGGAGCGCAGTGATGCCTTGCTGGGACTCACCCCCTGA
- a CDS encoding GAF domain-containing protein, producing the protein MRTAPKPINEAARLRSLSEYRILGTKPEKAFDNITRMASEICQSPIALISLVDEKRQWFKSKVGLEASETDRDISFCAHTILDSKPLVVEDALFHEKFRDNPLVQEEPHIRLYAGFPLKTDINHRIGTLCVIDRIPKSLTNSQYKVMEGLAEQATTLLELRRRSLALMDEFCQMHHHQGLVTTCSYCKSIRDSEGFWQPIERFLMQHSTLNFSHGICPECMNEHFPDVPTS; encoded by the coding sequence ATGCGGACAGCACCCAAGCCGATCAACGAAGCAGCCAGGCTGAGATCGCTCAGTGAATATCGAATTCTGGGAACAAAGCCTGAAAAGGCGTTTGACAACATCACCAGAATGGCCTCAGAGATCTGCCAGTCGCCGATTGCCCTGATCTCTCTGGTGGACGAAAAACGTCAGTGGTTCAAATCCAAGGTGGGACTTGAGGCCAGCGAAACAGACCGGGACATCTCCTTTTGCGCCCATACGATTCTCGATTCCAAACCGCTTGTTGTTGAGGACGCACTTTTTCACGAAAAATTCCGCGACAACCCCCTCGTTCAGGAAGAACCTCACATCCGCCTCTATGCAGGCTTCCCCCTCAAAACCGATATCAATCACCGCATCGGAACGCTTTGCGTGATTGATCGCATTCCCAAATCACTAACCAATTCGCAATACAAGGTGATGGAAGGCCTGGCTGAGCAGGCCACCACTCTTTTGGAACTCAGGCGCCGCTCACTGGCCCTAATGGATGAGTTCTGCCAGATGCATCACCATCAGGGCTTGGTCACCACCTGCAGCTACTGCAAGTCGATCCGCGACAGTGAAGGGTTCTGGCAACCAATCGAACGGTTCCTGATGCAGCACAGCACGCTGAATTTCAGCCATGGCATCTGCCCCGAGTGCATGAACGAGCACTTTCCAGACGTCCCAACGAGCTGA
- a CDS encoding vWA domain-containing protein: MKPRALLANIQRKPERNGFAGMSELVIAAGVGTLLIMASGVALQSTGTLIKQSEDKTTLRQNSTNGLRLMRSEVERSMHLVLNKSEAFTEDQTHINLNDSRYTSLVSECTALAGNRPFKPLFGVKMIELNQPVLYGMSLSSGGFTIERCGAPLDPDGKYNETANVFLSRVLEDIGAIPCRKESELKEGESLATVCEEDGPTKAQILSSTDFTFTAGKTPSRSERQPALRIETDTNYKLVKFIDPTAAGEGQDEDTITESFINKLGVGDRQVTYQPLYFTAFARADKRVDNFGGEGQGGPLNGAFFQNITSSNVRFVIDGSGSMSACVMWGDGYGSWRTFYDPNQGRYRDTRRICALTRMEALISEMTMILEQLPNNTKVGLTSFSSSGYGNHKEWNESMSGLVRLGDEGKRDSAIQFVNTLDNAKVTKWGGTDPWNAIQSAFDDTEADTLYLMSDGRPNRDRDGGKWSSWDHQPTANYYAGENDNRQHDGEDRALIVNTTSLGLESPWLEKLAELTQGYYNQIDKDSLTEGQDDVS, encoded by the coding sequence ATGAAACCAAGAGCCTTGCTTGCCAACATTCAACGCAAGCCAGAACGGAACGGCTTTGCGGGCATGAGCGAATTGGTGATTGCAGCGGGAGTTGGAACACTTTTAATCATGGCCTCTGGTGTGGCTTTGCAATCCACTGGAACGCTGATCAAGCAATCCGAAGACAAAACAACGCTCCGTCAGAATTCCACCAATGGTCTCCGCCTGATGCGCTCGGAAGTGGAGCGCAGCATGCACCTTGTGCTCAACAAATCAGAAGCGTTCACAGAGGATCAAACCCATATCAATTTGAATGATAGCCGCTATACATCCTTGGTGAGCGAGTGCACAGCACTGGCTGGCAACCGGCCCTTCAAGCCCTTGTTCGGGGTGAAAATGATTGAGTTAAATCAACCCGTTCTCTATGGCATGAGCTTGAGCTCAGGCGGATTCACGATTGAACGCTGCGGGGCCCCGCTGGATCCAGATGGGAAATACAACGAAACGGCGAATGTGTTTCTTTCTCGCGTCCTGGAAGACATCGGCGCCATTCCCTGCCGCAAGGAAAGCGAACTCAAGGAAGGTGAAAGCCTGGCCACCGTTTGTGAAGAAGATGGCCCCACCAAGGCCCAAATTCTGAGCAGCACAGATTTCACCTTCACTGCAGGGAAAACCCCGAGCCGATCGGAACGCCAACCCGCCCTGCGGATTGAAACCGACACCAACTACAAATTGGTGAAGTTCATCGACCCCACCGCAGCAGGCGAGGGGCAAGATGAAGACACCATCACCGAAAGCTTCATCAACAAGCTGGGGGTGGGCGACAGACAAGTGACGTACCAACCCCTCTATTTCACCGCTTTCGCGCGTGCCGACAAACGCGTCGATAACTTCGGCGGTGAGGGCCAGGGAGGGCCACTCAACGGTGCCTTTTTCCAGAACATCACCAGCAGCAATGTGCGCTTTGTGATCGACGGATCAGGCTCAATGAGCGCCTGCGTGATGTGGGGCGATGGCTATGGCTCCTGGCGCACCTTTTACGACCCAAACCAAGGGCGCTACCGGGACACCCGCCGGATTTGCGCGTTAACCCGCATGGAAGCGCTGATCAGCGAAATGACGATGATCCTTGAGCAGCTGCCCAACAACACCAAGGTGGGGCTCACCTCCTTCAGCTCCAGCGGCTATGGGAACCACAAAGAGTGGAATGAATCGATGAGTGGACTGGTGCGCTTGGGTGATGAGGGCAAGCGTGACTCCGCCATTCAGTTTGTTAACACCCTGGACAATGCAAAAGTGACCAAGTGGGGAGGAACCGATCCCTGGAATGCCATCCAATCGGCCTTTGACGATACAGAAGCCGACACGCTCTATTTAATGTCGGACGGTCGACCCAACCGTGATCGCGATGGCGGCAAGTGGTCAAGTTGGGATCACCAACCCACAGCCAATTACTACGCAGGAGAAAATGACAATCGCCAACATGACGGAGAAGACCGGGCACTGATTGTGAACACAACTTCCCTTGGCCTGGAGTCACCCTGGCTGGAAAAGCTGGCTGAACTGACGCAGGGTTATTACAACCAGATCGACAAGGATTCCCTAACAGAAGGGCAAGACGACGTGAGTTAA